ATTTAGCCGAGACTGTCCAAGTAATATGGGGCTACTACATCCAGTGTCATGGATAGTGTTCTAAGTTTTATCAGCAAAGTGTAgtaattttttagaattttgtttttctccaaaaaaaggAGATTCAAAATATATAAAGGATAATAGAAGTTTTTTCAAATTATGGGTTTCTAAATTTGTTATAGAAAGTGTTGGAAAACATTCATACTAGTTTCTTATATTTCAGAGAATCAGAGGAGGTGgggggaaagagggagaggaagaggaagagagagagagagagatatgtatGCATGGAAGCTTCCTGTTGAGATATATATAtgcctttgtgtgtgtgtgtgcgcgcatgTCATTTATATAAGATTTTCttgcttatttttttcctttttgtaattttttctcttttattattgTCGTGTGCAGCACAAATGCTGCAATTTGTAGCTAGTTTTCTAGCCATTGGACTTTCGAACAGTTACATTCTTTTGGTTATTTAAAGCCCACTTGTGTCCTTTTGTAAGATATGCTTCTTGGAAGCAGTTTACTTTCGTTTTATACAGTTTTCTTTATTCTGTTTTGTGTTCTTCTACTTCTGACCTTAGAGCCAATAGTTTATTcctatgttcttgtttttgaagtCAAGTTttaactctctttctctctcacccCAACAAATCTGATGGATTAGGAGATGAAGGGTCACAAAAGAAAGCGAGAGAGTTACCACATACTTGTTTTCCTAAAAGGGAAACACATCATGGTATTATctgaataaaaatatttttgaggGTCGgggttttctttctattttttggttttttgaaatattattacTATGTTCTGAGTATATctaatatttgtgacaatcGCTAGATCAAGCAAGGTTAACCAACATCCAGGAAATATAAGACAAAAAATGTGCACAGCCTAGTCCAGACATTCATTTCCTATGGATCGTTTGCCCCGTAGCTGGTGACGTTGATAAATCTGACACATGAATGAATGTTTTGATGCCTGATTTTCCTGAAGGTGTACATCTgctggaggaaaaaaaatgcttcaaatGTGTCTcgatgaaaataaaaattcaagaatATCATAAGCAGAATGATTTGGCAAAATTGGCAGCCCTTTCATCTGAAAAACTGATTTTGCCGGGGCTATGATCGCTGGTTCTACAGCAACATTTATTTCTTTACAGAATGCTAAAAAATTATCTTCGTTTCACAATGTGAAACTGTAGTTGAAGAAGAGAATTCTCATAATTGCTAATATACaaacatgtttcttttattaGCCTTCTTCAAGCTGGTATAAGTGGATTTTCATCAATTTTCCCTGATTACCAAGAGAGGGTCACTGGCCATGAAGCTGCTCATTTTCTAGGTAAATCTTGCTTAATTTGGTGCTTGTTCAGTTAAATTCTTAAATCTTGTGATTGTAAGTTTTTTGATGCATAATTGTTTCAAGGAAATGGTTATTACAGTTTTTTTGGTTCCCTATTGCCAGTTCCGAGCGTGTAATTCGAGGCAAAGTGATAGCAAAAAGAATGACTAATTGCTTGgtaaatcataaaaattatgactatggtgtctcaGACACTGATGTTGTCCATATAGGTATTGGGGATGAACTGATTGACAGGACAATACCAGTTAGGCCATGTCATATATGGGGAATTtgcttattttctatttttataaattaaaaataactcaAAAATAAGTTAGGCAAATTATAATATCGAAAATTAAGAATGATAGCAAGGTCCATGTTTCCCTGTCATGCTTTGGTGAGCAGCTGGCACAATGTGTATCAGGGCCAATACACATTGATACTGATATTATTGGCCCACATAGAAAAACACACAGCACCAGAAATAGGCAAACAGAACTAGATTTTTTACCATGCTATCTCAGGAGTTTGTATGCTTGGCATCATGGAGCAGGACTCTAACCTCCCTATCTAACTGGTTTTGTCATGGACATAAACTTGTCTCCTGGAATCTACAGGTGGATGGACCAGCATCAGAGAGAAGCAATGTCAGAATTTGCTTTTCTATAAGTCTGAATCTTGGAATAGCACAGGAGGGTAGATCTGATAATAAGATGGAAATAACATCATTGTGAGGCTATACTTAAAGAGAACTGTTCTCTTGTTATGTGAAGCTTTTTCCATCCCCTCAAAGAAAGACCGAttcagaaacaaataaaatccGCCTGCATGCTCCTCACTTTTTCTACACTTAGCCTCTGGGAGTACATAAAGGCCCTATGGTATCATAGCCCATTAGGTTTGCCAAagatattcaaaattttgaagactATGATGACAACATCAACATCTTGTCTTGGAACTTGACCTTTGGTAACAGAAATATCCATAAATTTGAAGGGTATAACATCAggctttttattattttatgtaATAAGTTGTAATAAGTAGGACCTCCATGTAATTTCTCATTATTCTTTGTTTAAATAGAATCAATAGATATTGGGTGTAATGAATTACTTTTTTTTCGTTTCCTCAAATCTATTTCCACAAAgatgttaaaaaaatttttgaaggagaaTATCTATCAAATGATCCAAAAATAACGTAGAATTCAATAGAATTATTCACCAAAGGTCTTATCCATAAGCACCTAACAAAAATGGACTatctgaaagaaaacataaacatatgATTATAACCCAGATACTCTTCTTATCTCCAGAAGAATTCCTAAGGATATTTGGGCTGAAGGTACTCTAACTTCAGTATGTCTCATGAGTCTCATCCATAGAGTGCCATATGAGTCATTATCAAATATAACGCTcttgaaaacttttgaaatgattaagaattttgggatgcaaatgCTATGTACTAAATGACAAAGGAGATGCAGTTCGAAACTCAAAAAGAATATGTGTGCAATGCTATCAAAACTAATAGATCTATCGTCTCAAGAAATATTAGTTTTATGGAAAATGAAAGTAGATTTGATGATCTTAAAGTAAATGATCAGAGAGTCGATTGGTCATGTTTTTTTAACTTGCTATGTGTCTGTAGAAGTGAATTTGACgaatgagtggaggagaaggaggagacaTGGGATTGGTCCTTGTTTAAAGTCAGATTTCATACCTTGTAAGAAAGTTGAAAATCCTTCAGCTCTTCTTATTTCATAAGGAAAATTTCCTCTCATCATTGTTCAAGTTGAGAAAATTTATTCTAAACGGATGATAATTCCACCTATTTTCTAACACTTTTATCTCATTGTTtggtatttttaattttttcttggagATAATATTAATGGGCCATATCTTTCTGGGTGATGGCCCTATAGCTGACAGGTCCCAGGATTGAACTTGGCTCTGATACTATATTCTTCAGCAACTAATAATGACCTACATTGCcttgaaaaacaacaaaatccaATAAGCATCAAAGctcaaaattaatatgaaaagtTGGAAAGGTATTTGCAAACAAACCCTGTCAATGTGCACTAAGGAACAACACAGAAATATTCACTATTATTGAAGGCGAGATGGCTGAAAAAAGCCATGGCTTATACAAGTGGAAAATCCTGTATTTATATAATAAATGATGGCCAAGTCTTCCATTGTGCTAGCCAATAGCTAGAAACTGGCCGTTGGCTAGTCAATGGACAGTCAAGGGCTATCCTTGATAAAAAAACTGAAGGAAtacaaaatacagaaaaagggaacaaaaattacataaacaGAAAATAAGAATACAAGAGTACATGATTCAACCCTATATATATTATGAGTTTCcctacatatacatatattcagTGATCGAGCATAATGGGTGAAGGATCTACAGAAATGCAGAACTTGAGGGAGGCTATTAAGATGTGTTTTGTATTGATGTTTCTGGTGTTATGTTTCAGTATAGATCCAGTTGTAAAAATGGCTTTTTTGTCTTCTAGTACCCTAATTAGAAATTAATCTCTCTTAAGagggagaaaagaagagagacattAAATCTAAAGCTTTTGTTGCTGCATAACAGAAAGAAAATCCTCCCTTAGTGCCTTCTACTGCTCTTCCAATGTATGCACGTCAGTTCTGTTTCTTACAGTGAATTGTGAAAGTTATACGTAAATTCGTAATTTTGTCTTCAAGATGCAAACCCAAGTTTATTACAGATGATCAGATTTCTAGATACTTTTACTTTCTACATGcatattttcaatatattcttACCTTTTTCTTTCAGTTGCGTACTTGCTTGGTCACCCAGTACTTGGCTACTCTTTGGACATTGGTAAAGAACATGTGAACCTGATAGATGAAAGGCTTCAGAAATTAATTTACAGTGGTCAGCTTGATGAAAAGGAACTAGACAGGTAGAACTTACACTCGTTATCTTCTCTCACTTTATTCGGATTTTGTCTTCACTGAAAGACAAGGTAAAGGGTTTCATGCTTTGAGCTGTTTCTCATTCAATATGCTTCAGTTCCTCCATTCCCTCTAGAATGTTTACATTTATACTCGGTGCAGTCAGTCCAGCTGGTAAACCCCCTGGTTCTCTATTGGTTCTCCTGGCTCTTCCTTTCTaggtttcagtttttttttggttcaatcTATAAAATATCATATGGATAAATGGCTTGGAGCAATTTGGTTTATCTATTATTTTCATGGATTTGAGTGTAGCATTGATTTCTGTACTTACACATTTCAGCTTAGTGCACACACGCATGCTGCCATGTGCCGGATGCTGCCAGATGGCTAAGAGCAAAGAGTTCTTATCAAATACAATTAAACTTCCATAAGTGGCCATAGAATATCAACTTTCACCAAAGCTCTTTGCTTCTTAAGATTTAATTTCCTTCTTAAAAAATTCTCAGTGATAAAATTGTAATCTTGACAGATGGTTTAAGAATATATgtaaatacatacatatttcTCTGTGTACAAGCCTGTGGATGTGAGTGTGTATGTAGGAGTGGAGCCAGGGGATGGCAGAGGTCATATCACCCCCaagtatttgaaaaataaaagtttactatgtaaaattttcaaaattttcatttggcccatataagaatttggaattACACAGTGGCCGcataccccaaaaaaaaaaagagcgcCACCCCtggaatgtatatatatatatttgaaaagtgtCATGTATATAGGATAAATTTTATCTATAGTTCTTTTGTATATCTCTTTGTATTTAGCTTTTTGGTTGTTTCGATAAACACATCCTTTTACTGGGCTGAACTGGCACAACAGCTAGTTCCAATGCgcccttttatatatatgagaggGATTATTCCCTCTTAGGTATTGTTTTTCTCAAACAGTTTGGCATTCCAATTGGTTCTTTGTCTGTTTTTAGTGCCCTGTTGCACTTGTTGAATGATGTCAATCTTGCCATGAGAGTCTCCCTCCTTGTAAGATATTTTAAGGCTGTTATAAGTCTGTAATTGTGGTGCATTCTTAGTATTTGAAAGATGCATTTCCATATGGTGCAGCTATTAatccttttcaaatttttaatgatacaaaCCCAAGCCACTTCCATGTTCGAGAAtctacatttttaataatatgttCTTCTTACATGTGTGTTTGttgcatagtcacaaataatgtttcggaattttaaatggcgaggtttttctcgggtataatacggcggacttgaaaaatacaagaaaaaaacggaaaaaatggtttttttttaaaataaaaaaactaaaaatggagggcaaataaaataagtgagaacataataacacaaacattaaaagataagtagatttgcaacaaataaaaaatagaaaatgaaaaaaaaaactgtttggcattaaaaaaatgaaaaaacgaaaaaaacatgatttttacatttttttcaaaaaaatgtgttttttaagttttaaatggcatttcattttctcacattttttcgtgtttttttcaaaaataacgcgttttttgtgactatggacttTGTTGGGAGCAATAAAATATGGCATCATGTCGGTTACCCTAAAAGTATCATTAACTAATTTTCCAGCTTTTGATTTTCAATTGCTCAAATGTAGCTTAGTTGAAATGAAGCTTTTCTGTTCATGGAATCTAAATATTATTGTGCACAACCAAAACTAAATTAATCCccagaattttcttttctttctattttggaGTTCCTAAAATTAAGATAGGGAAGTTAATGAAAGGTCTTTTCAGGTTAGCCGTCATATCAATGGCAGGACTGGCAGCAGAAggattaaaatatgaaaaagttgtAGGTCAATCGGCTGATCTTTTCTCTCTTCAGGTTGGCCATTCATACCCTTAACCAAATAGATGGATACATAAGAAACTTGTGGTTAATTGGACTCTTCATTACAGCGATTCATAAATCGGAGCAAACCACAGTTAAGCAAAGAGCAGCAGCAAAATCTGACTAGATGGGCTGTAAGTAGAAAATAAGTCTGCATTCTCAAGGGCTGTTTCTTAAAATGATCAGCAAATTAAGTGTTTactctttatatattttttcattcatggTCATATTGAGGGAACATTCTAAATTGACTAACTTCCCTGCAGGTTTTGCTTGCAGcttctcttttgaaaaacaataaagCAGCTCTTGAAGCTCTAGTTTCAGCGATGTCTTCAAAATCATCTGTTCTTGACTGTATCAAAGCAGTTGAAAATGCTGGTTAATAGTATGGCTTGCTTGTTGTTGTctcctgcaatttttttttt
Above is a window of Nymphaea colorata isolate Beijing-Zhang1983 chromosome 8, ASM883128v2, whole genome shotgun sequence DNA encoding:
- the LOC116259204 gene encoding uncharacterized protein LOC116259204 isoform X2, producing MNLGTSPLVCPANRGCVLNSRIPGRVRATLTSVQEIDLKALETAIQSKNTDAVRSALDQLNEVGWAKKWRSQPYVSRRPTSLRELTALGIRNAEKLAIPSVRNDAAFLFTVVGTTSFVAVLAGQLPGDWGFFVPYLIGSISLIVLAVGSISPGLLQAGISGFSSIFPDYQERVTGHEAAHFLVAYLLGHPVLGYSLDIGKEHVNLIDERLQKLIYSGQLDEKELDRLAVISMAGLAAEGLKYEKVVGQSADLFSLQRFINRSKPQLSKEQQQNLTRWAVLLAASLLKNNKAALEALVSAMSSKSSVLDCIKAVENAG